In Porites lutea chromosome 1, jaPorLute2.1, whole genome shotgun sequence, a single genomic region encodes these proteins:
- the LOC140926149 gene encoding nuclear apoptosis-inducing factor 1-like, whose protein sequence is MAENIEPSPAKRPRKPNFTPAECAVIFEEAEENLSVFKSKFSSTLSNKYKSRGWEEITSKVNALGICKRSVAEVKEKWRGMVSSARKEHYKCAVSQNKTGGGRIPDSPKGKTVKIIQLFEDAPSFSAISGGIDSAQENSKKVTMDGIYELHLSVLQKEKMKLDLEIENIVLKKREILLRIKELESRSNLFS, encoded by the exons ATGGCTGAAAATATTGAGCCTTCACCGGCCAAGCGCCCTAGAAAGCCTAACTTTACTCCAGCAGAGTGTGCGGTAATTTTTGAAGAGGCAGAAGAGAATCTTAGTGTGTTTAAAAGTAAGTTTTCTTCAACGTTATCAAACAAATATAAGTCACGAGGTTGGGAAGAAATCACCTCTAAAGTGAATGCCCTCGGCATATGCAAAAGAAGTGTTGCGGAGGTGAAAGAAAAGTGGAGGGGTATGGTCAGCTCAGCCAGGAAAGAACACTACAAATGCGCTGTCTCACAAAACAAGACAGGGGGAGGAAGAATACCAGACTCCCCAAAAGGAAAAACAGTTAAGATAATCCAGTTGTTTGAGGACGCCCCTTCGTTCAGCGCCATTTCCGGTGGGATAGATTCAG CCCAAGAAAACTCCAAGAAAGTGACAATGGACGGCATATATGAACTGCACCTCTCTGttcttcaaaaagaaaaaatgaaacttgacttgGAAATTGAAAATATAGTTTTAAAGAAACGAGAAATCTTGTTGAGGATTAAGGAGCTGGAATCTAGATCCAATTTATTTTCCTAA